In Candidatus Pelagibacter ubique HIMB140, a single window of DNA contains:
- a CDS encoding TauD/TfdA family dioxygenase, with protein MEQNYKIENITKNSTNLEVDWSDGKKSKFNYLWLRDNCPTAHDKDSRHRMFNILKVSKDINPKKFSLNNDGKLQIEWSEGDHVSYYDQKWLRDNCYTIKNNLEYKSPYKLWDNSLQDHLKSVEIDHDEIVNSDEGLIKWLELLHHTGIAIVKNAPTDENSGFKVLNRISHTRETFFKTPFEVINIPKPNNSAYTAHALRNHMDLPWFENPPGYQFLHCLINSAEGGNSSAIDAFKVASYLRENEKEIFDTLVEIPFKFKDTDYTQEAHRHFHAPSITLTKDGDFNDVRFSVATMDVLDCSPEVMEKAYKAHHRFGNLLHDPKYQINFRLEPGDIFSFNNRRVLHGRTEFNPNSGHRHLQGYYMDRDEIIGRLKYLKSY; from the coding sequence ATGGAACAAAATTATAAAATTGAAAATATAACTAAAAATTCTACTAATTTAGAAGTTGATTGGAGTGATGGAAAAAAAAGTAAGTTTAATTATTTGTGGTTAAGAGATAATTGTCCTACAGCACACGATAAAGATTCTCGTCATAGAATGTTTAACATTCTCAAAGTATCTAAAGATATAAATCCTAAAAAATTTTCTTTAAACAATGATGGTAAACTCCAAATTGAGTGGAGTGAGGGAGATCATGTTAGTTATTATGATCAAAAATGGCTGAGAGATAATTGTTATACAATTAAAAACAATTTGGAATACAAATCACCCTACAAGCTTTGGGATAATTCTCTTCAAGATCATTTAAAATCTGTAGAAATTGATCATGACGAAATCGTTAATTCAGATGAAGGCTTAATTAAATGGTTGGAACTTTTGCATCATACTGGAATTGCAATTGTAAAAAATGCACCGACAGATGAGAACTCTGGATTTAAAGTTTTAAATAGAATTAGTCATACTAGAGAAACTTTTTTTAAAACTCCATTTGAGGTAATTAATATTCCAAAACCAAACAATTCTGCTTATACAGCACATGCTTTGAGAAATCATATGGATCTTCCATGGTTTGAAAATCCTCCTGGATATCAATTTCTTCACTGTCTAATAAATTCTGCAGAAGGTGGAAATTCTTCTGCAATAGACGCATTTAAAGTTGCAAGTTATTTAAGGGAAAATGAGAAAGAAATATTTGATACTTTAGTAGAGATCCCATTTAAATTTAAAGACACAGATTATACTCAAGAAGCTCACAGACACTTTCATGCACCATCGATAACTTTAACCAAAGATGGTGATTTCAATGATGTAAGATTTAGCGTTGCAACAATGGATGTGTTAGATTGTAGCCCAGAGGTAATGGAAAAAGCTTACAAAGCGCATCACAGATTTGGAAATTTACTTCATGATCCCAAATATCAAATTAATTTTAGATTAGAACCAGGTGATATTTTTTCTTTTAATAATAGAAGAGTGCTTCATGGAAGAACTGAATTTAATCCAAACTCAGGACATAGACATCTTCAAGGATATTACATGGACAGAGATGAAATAATTGGAAGATTAAAATATTTAAAAAGTTATTAA
- a CDS encoding DUF1868 domain-containing protein yields the protein MDVDLVNNEVIFLQDKLKGYSLTGAENKFDEKGNPLFFPGCTIIFNIPMDTDLSSEIFKFQNKLRELNPPKTYFYLPRSSFHMTLFDCCNFNTKNTEYWPKNVNKNLNYNEIAIKLNKRIQNYSLPNKVNLKLKKFYGGYSMILEPFSEEDESILRNCRDELSKLLKIKFENHQKYTFHITLAYILRKLTQEEINNLLKVNKNLLDEFVKKIPKIVLKDPTVCTFENMLEFKSINSSNQ from the coding sequence ATGGACGTTGATCTTGTTAATAACGAAGTGATTTTCCTTCAAGATAAGCTTAAGGGTTATAGTTTAACAGGGGCTGAAAATAAATTTGATGAAAAAGGTAATCCTTTATTTTTCCCTGGTTGTACAATTATTTTTAATATTCCAATGGATACAGATTTATCAAGTGAAATATTTAAATTTCAGAATAAGTTGAGAGAATTAAATCCACCAAAGACCTATTTTTATTTACCTAGAAGCAGTTTTCATATGACTTTATTTGACTGTTGTAATTTTAATACAAAAAACACAGAGTATTGGCCAAAAAACGTTAACAAAAATCTAAATTACAACGAAATTGCAATCAAATTAAACAAGAGAATTCAAAACTACTCACTGCCCAACAAGGTTAACTTAAAGTTAAAAAAATTTTATGGAGGATACAGTATGATTTTAGAACCTTTCTCAGAGGAAGATGAGAGTATTTTGAGAAATTGCCGAGATGAATTAAGTAAATTGCTAAAAATAAAATTTGAAAATCATCAAAAATATACTTTTCATATTACTCTAGCCTATATTTTGAGAAAACTTACTCAAGAAGAAATAAATAATTTATTAAAAGTTAACAAAAATTTATTAGATGAGTTTGTTAAAAAAATTCCAAAAATAGTTTTAAAAGATCCTACTGTTTGTACTTTTGAAAATATGCTAGAATTTAAAAGTATTAATTCTTCCAACCAGTAA
- a CDS encoding glycerophosphodiester phosphodiesterase family protein, whose translation MILTKPNHIKIYGHRGARGDLPENTLDSFKYLFENNINAYETDILISKDLIPVITHDFRLDPSFTKDEEGDWITDENIKIFDLTYNEISKFDVGSLNKLTRYGRRFLNQRSLENQKIPKLSELLELSSKNLSQASIINLEIKSTPDEKNLTPNPKEMVQIVLNDIKKSNLQDKIIISSFDWRILREVKNQSPEISRAYLTFQQEKGMKIKKTIYSKSPWIDHIPLTIVYDLPKIIKELGGSAWHPYYKDINKKAIQDAHDYNLPVNVWTVNDEYNMLKMIEYEVDGIMTDYPLKLKELCDKKNIKWF comes from the coding sequence TTGATTTTAACCAAACCAAATCATATAAAAATTTATGGTCACAGAGGAGCTAGAGGCGATCTACCAGAAAATACTTTAGATAGTTTTAAATATTTATTTGAAAACAATATTAACGCCTACGAAACTGATATTTTAATTTCAAAAGATCTTATACCTGTTATTACCCATGATTTTAGATTAGATCCAAGTTTTACTAAAGATGAAGAGGGAGATTGGATTACAGATGAAAATATTAAAATTTTTGATTTAACATATAATGAAATTTCAAAATTTGATGTTGGTTCACTTAATAAATTAACAAGATATGGAAGAAGATTTCTTAATCAGAGAAGTTTAGAAAATCAAAAAATTCCAAAACTTTCAGAATTACTTGAACTATCTTCAAAAAATTTATCTCAAGCTTCAATAATAAATTTAGAGATTAAATCTACTCCAGATGAAAAAAATCTTACACCTAATCCTAAAGAAATGGTTCAAATAGTTTTAAATGATATTAAAAAATCAAATTTACAAGATAAAATAATAATTTCATCTTTTGATTGGAGAATTTTAAGAGAAGTTAAAAATCAAAGTCCTGAAATTTCTAGAGCTTATTTAACTTTTCAACAGGAAAAAGGAATGAAGATCAAAAAAACAATTTATAGTAAATCTCCTTGGATAGATCATATTCCTCTTACAATTGTTTACGATCTTCCTAAAATTATAAAAGAATTAGGTGGTAGTGCTTGGCATCCTTATTACAAAGATATTAATAAAAAAGCTATACAAGACGCACACGATTATAATCTTCCAGTAAATGTTTGGACCGTTAATGATGAGTATAATATGTTAAAAATGATTGAATATGAAGTAGACGGTATAATGACTGATTATCCACTTAAGCTCAAAGAATTGTGTGACAAAAAAAATATTAAGTGGTTTTAA
- a CDS encoding thioesterase family protein, with translation MSVFLKSFSIINNWVDYNNHMNMAYYVLIFDEAWEVALEKFKMGASAAKNLNRSTMVVETNTKYLNEVKEGETVDINLTYFDHDKKRLHLKMEMIAKETKKISASMEWISLYIDLSKRKVTEFEEEKLKLMASFIKENEAKFSSENLLFTSKLKK, from the coding sequence ATGTCTGTTTTTCTTAAAAGCTTTAGTATCATAAATAATTGGGTTGATTATAACAATCACATGAACATGGCTTACTATGTTTTAATATTTGATGAAGCATGGGAAGTAGCGCTTGAAAAGTTTAAAATGGGAGCAAGTGCAGCAAAAAATCTTAACAGAAGCACGATGGTAGTAGAGACTAATACTAAATATCTTAATGAGGTTAAAGAAGGTGAAACTGTTGATATAAACCTCACTTATTTTGACCATGATAAAAAACGATTACATTTAAAAATGGAAATGATTGCAAAAGAGACTAAAAAAATTTCAGCATCGATGGAATGGATATCTCTATATATTGATCTTAGCAAAAGAAAGGTAACAGAATTTGAAGAAGAAAAGTTGAAGTTGATGGCTTCTTTTATAAAGGAAAATGAAGCTAAATTTTCAAGTGAAAATCTTTTGTTTACTTCAAAACTTAAGAAATAA
- a CDS encoding ABC transporter permease subunit: MKPLQIVAHIILIIGVLLMVLPIWISFASSTHENVSILTEGMRFTLGEQFSRNYNEVLNEKGGWSEEVTAAKMFINSFIMALGIATLKVAISAMSAYALVYYRFKLAVPIFWLIFITLLVPLEVRIFPSYKIVSDLGLTNSYTGLILPLVASATATFFFRQFYKTIPDELLESAKLDGANGWSFFIDFLVPLSKTMIAAMFIFMFVYGYSQYLWPLIMTTAEEYWTVVMGMKIIYTESYEGVALPRTAERFAYIILSMIPPVLVVVFLQKWFIKGLIQTEK; the protein is encoded by the coding sequence ATAAAACCACTTCAAATTGTTGCGCATATTATTTTAATAATAGGTGTTCTGTTAATGGTTCTCCCAATTTGGATTTCTTTTGCAAGTTCCACGCATGAAAATGTATCTATCCTTACAGAAGGTATGAGATTTACATTGGGCGAACAATTTTCAAGAAATTATAATGAAGTTTTAAATGAAAAAGGTGGTTGGTCTGAGGAAGTAACTGCTGCAAAAATGTTTATTAACAGTTTTATAATGGCTTTGGGAATTGCTACACTTAAAGTAGCTATTTCAGCAATGTCTGCATACGCTTTAGTTTATTATAGATTTAAATTAGCAGTTCCAATTTTTTGGTTAATTTTCATTACTCTACTTGTGCCTTTAGAGGTAAGAATATTTCCAAGTTATAAAATTGTATCTGATTTAGGTTTAACCAATTCATATACAGGTCTTATTCTTCCATTGGTTGCTTCAGCTACTGCAACTTTTTTCTTCAGACAATTTTACAAAACAATTCCTGATGAACTTTTGGAATCTGCAAAATTAGATGGAGCAAATGGTTGGAGTTTCTTCATAGATTTTTTAGTCCCACTATCAAAAACTATGATAGCTGCAATGTTTATCTTTATGTTTGTTTATGGATATAGCCAATATTTATGGCCATTGATTATGACTACTGCCGAAGAATATTGGACAGTTGTGATGGGGATGAAAATTATTTACACTGAGAGTTATGAAGGAGTTGCACTACCAAGAACTGCAGAAAGATTTGCCTATATTATTTTGTCTATGATCCCTCCAGTATTAGTGGTGGTATTTTTACAAAAATGGTTCATAAAAGGATTAATTCAAACGGAGAAATAA
- a CDS encoding class II aldolase/adducin family protein, which produces MSKSDQNVRCELSALYRILHMYGMTDLANQCAGARSAEDKDCSFVHPYGMFYEEITASSLVKIDKNGRKINSEGPWLNDGCINLAQWIFNSRSDVNFYVHGHANDVMAVGGTKEGLMYLSQAAVYLNHLIGYIDYEFVEDKDFGKKFEDLIGKHDILITRNHGYYTVGKTAAEAFFRAYYLEQACTVQVKNLSMGLNKHEIDKQKAAYFWDNMSSSDDYNYDGKTEWAALLRKLDRENSNYKS; this is translated from the coding sequence ATGTCCAAATCAGATCAAAATGTTCGATGTGAACTATCGGCACTTTATAGAATTTTACACATGTATGGAATGACTGATTTGGCCAATCAATGTGCAGGAGCTAGATCAGCCGAGGATAAAGATTGTTCTTTTGTTCATCCCTATGGAATGTTTTATGAAGAAATTACAGCATCGTCTTTAGTAAAGATTGATAAAAATGGAAGAAAGATAAATTCAGAAGGACCATGGTTAAATGATGGCTGTATAAATCTTGCGCAATGGATTTTTAATTCACGCTCTGATGTTAATTTTTATGTTCATGGTCATGCTAATGATGTTATGGCAGTTGGAGGAACAAAAGAAGGATTAATGTATCTTTCACAAGCAGCAGTCTATTTAAATCATTTAATTGGATATATTGATTATGAATTTGTTGAAGATAAAGATTTTGGAAAAAAATTTGAAGACCTTATAGGTAAGCATGATATTTTAATTACAAGAAATCATGGATACTACACTGTAGGTAAAACTGCTGCAGAAGCTTTTTTTAGAGCATATTATTTAGAACAAGCATGTACTGTTCAAGTTAAAAACTTATCTATGGGATTAAATAAACATGAAATAGACAAACAAAAAGCTGCTTATTTTTGGGATAATATGAGTAGTTCAGATGATTATAATTATGATGGAAAAACAGAGTGGGCTGCATTATTAAGAAAATTAGATCGTGAAAATTCAAATTATAAAAGTTGA
- a CDS encoding ABC transporter ATP-binding protein, which produces MSFLDLKNVTKIYPNGTKAVHETSLSIDEGEFMVFVGPSGCGKSTLLRMVAGLEDITEGDINLDGKLINEVDPSERDVAMVFQNYALYPHMNVYNNLAYGLKNRGIDKETIEQKVNDAAKLLQISDFLQRKPSMLSGGQRQRVAMGRAIVRNPKIFLFDEPLSNLDAKLRIQMRLEIKKLQQKVGVTSIFVTHDQVEAMTLADRLAVINNGIIEQLGTPIEIYNNPKSLFVAGFIGSPQMNFLDANLNNKTLSAENFEIKNINSDYNGEVTLGIRPEHLIESENGLINLKVELVEQLGSDNLVYGQIKNIKDFCYRSPGNQTIKKGDTLSLNIEENKYFIFDKSTGKRVN; this is translated from the coding sequence ATGAGTTTTTTAGATTTAAAAAATGTAACTAAGATTTACCCTAACGGCACAAAAGCAGTACATGAAACTTCATTAAGTATTGATGAAGGAGAGTTTATGGTTTTTGTAGGGCCTAGTGGATGTGGAAAATCAACGTTGTTAAGAATGGTTGCAGGATTAGAGGACATAACTGAAGGTGATATTAATCTTGATGGAAAATTAATAAATGAAGTTGATCCATCTGAAAGAGATGTGGCAATGGTATTCCAGAACTATGCATTATATCCACATATGAATGTTTATAATAATTTAGCTTATGGTTTAAAAAACAGAGGAATTGACAAAGAAACAATCGAGCAAAAAGTTAATGATGCAGCAAAACTTCTCCAAATTTCAGATTTTTTACAGAGAAAACCATCAATGTTATCTGGTGGTCAAAGGCAAAGAGTTGCAATGGGTAGAGCGATTGTTAGAAACCCTAAAATATTCTTATTTGATGAGCCTCTTTCAAACTTGGACGCAAAACTAAGAATCCAAATGAGACTTGAAATCAAAAAACTTCAGCAGAAAGTTGGAGTAACAAGTATATTTGTTACACACGATCAAGTCGAGGCTATGACGCTTGCAGATAGATTGGCTGTTATAAATAATGGAATTATTGAACAACTTGGAACTCCTATTGAAATTTATAATAATCCAAAATCTTTATTTGTTGCTGGTTTTATCGGCTCTCCACAAATGAATTTTTTAGATGCTAATTTAAATAACAAAACCTTATCAGCAGAAAATTTTGAAATTAAAAATATAAATAGCGATTATAATGGTGAAGTTACTTTGGGAATAAGACCGGAGCATTTAATAGAGTCTGAAAATGGTTTGATAAATTTAAAAGTAGAATTAGTAGAACAATTAGGTTCAGATAATCTTGTTTATGGCCAAATTAAAAATATAAAAGATTTTTGTTACAGATCTCCAGGAAATCAAACAATCAAAAAAGGCGATACTCTAAGTTTAAATATAGAGGAAAATAAATATTTTATTTTTGATAAAAGCACAGGCAAAAGAGTAAACTAA
- a CDS encoding carbohydrate ABC transporter permease, with protein sequence MNRLITSGFSHVILFIGILIMIVPVWMIFASSTHTGLTISTQGLQMFLGDSFYENYLRVLLYQGGFFKEITALKMFLNSFIMATGVAILSVITSLMAAYALVYYRTKYATLLFWLIFVTILVPLELRIFPTYSVMAELNLVNSYFGLIVPISASAIATLFFRQFYKTVPEELLESAKLDGANTWRFFVDFLVPLSKTMIVAMLIFMFVFGYNQYLWPLLVTSSEQYWTVVMGLKMMSGSIVHRFAFVMMSMVPPILIIIVLQKHFIKGVFQDK encoded by the coding sequence ATGAATAGATTAATCACATCAGGATTTTCTCATGTTATTTTATTCATAGGAATATTAATTATGATCGTTCCTGTATGGATGATTTTCGCAAGTTCAACGCATACTGGTTTAACGATTAGTACCCAGGGTCTTCAAATGTTTTTAGGAGATAGCTTCTATGAAAATTATTTGAGAGTTTTGCTGTATCAGGGTGGTTTTTTCAAAGAGATAACTGCTTTAAAAATGTTTTTAAACAGCTTTATAATGGCAACTGGAGTTGCAATATTATCTGTTATTACATCTTTAATGGCAGCATATGCTTTAGTTTATTATAGAACTAAATACGCAACATTATTGTTCTGGTTAATATTTGTTACAATCTTAGTTCCATTAGAGTTAAGAATTTTTCCCACTTATTCAGTAATGGCTGAATTAAATCTAGTAAATTCTTATTTTGGATTAATTGTGCCAATCTCAGCTTCTGCGATAGCAACCTTGTTTTTTAGACAGTTTTATAAAACTGTTCCAGAGGAATTACTTGAATCAGCAAAGCTTGATGGAGCAAATACTTGGAGATTTTTCGTAGATTTTTTAGTTCCATTATCAAAAACAATGATTGTAGCGATGTTAATATTTATGTTTGTTTTTGGATATAACCAATATTTATGGCCATTATTAGTAACAAGTTCAGAACAATACTGGACAGTAGTGATGGGACTAAAGATGATGTCAGGCTCAATCGTTCATCGTTTTGCATTTGTAATGATGTCTATGGTTCCACCAATTTTAATTATAATTGTTTTACAGAAACATTTTATTAAAGGAGTTTTCCAAGATAAATGA
- a CDS encoding quaternary amine ABC transporter ATP-binding protein, translated as MSKIEINNVYKIFGNNPKSVLQMVKEGSTKDEILEKTGHTVGLDNVSLKIEEGETFVCMGLSGSGKSTLIRHLNRLIDPTDGEILVEGTNVMSLDKEKLIEFRRHKMSMVFQRFGLFPHKTVLQNVGYGLEMQGKEEDERNKISMEKIDAVGLNGFENQYPNQLSGGMQQRVGLARALATDTDIMLMDEAFSALDPLIRSDMQKQLIDLQSELKKTIVFITHDLDESLRLGDHIGILNSGKLVQVGTPEEIIMNPADDYVKAFVKDVNRAKVIKAKIIMKNLNESENIDKSNVIKVNEDQFIEEFLPQIVCSDSNCEVVDKNGNIKGYITNQELQSSLTKS; from the coding sequence ATGTCGAAAATCGAAATTAACAACGTATACAAAATCTTTGGTAATAATCCAAAATCAGTACTTCAAATGGTCAAAGAAGGTTCAACTAAAGATGAAATATTAGAAAAGACTGGGCACACAGTTGGCTTAGATAACGTATCTCTTAAAATTGAAGAAGGTGAAACGTTTGTTTGTATGGGTCTTTCAGGCTCAGGAAAATCAACATTAATTAGACATTTAAATAGACTTATAGATCCAACTGATGGTGAAATTTTGGTTGAGGGTACGAATGTGATGTCACTTGATAAAGAAAAGCTGATTGAATTTAGAAGACACAAAATGAGCATGGTCTTCCAAAGGTTTGGTTTGTTCCCGCATAAAACAGTTTTACAAAATGTTGGATATGGTTTGGAAATGCAAGGTAAAGAAGAAGATGAGAGAAACAAAATCTCAATGGAAAAAATTGATGCTGTTGGATTAAACGGATTTGAAAATCAATATCCAAATCAATTATCTGGAGGAATGCAACAACGTGTTGGTTTAGCGAGAGCATTAGCAACAGATACGGACATAATGTTAATGGATGAAGCTTTTAGTGCTCTAGATCCACTTATAAGAAGCGATATGCAAAAACAACTTATTGATCTTCAATCAGAATTAAAAAAAACAATTGTATTTATTACTCATGATCTTGATGAATCATTGAGGTTAGGTGACCATATTGGAATTTTAAATTCAGGAAAATTAGTACAAGTTGGAACTCCAGAGGAGATTATAATGAACCCAGCAGATGATTATGTAAAAGCTTTTGTTAAAGATGTTAATAGAGCAAAAGTAATCAAAGCAAAAATAATTATGAAAAATTTAAATGAGTCTGAAAATATCGATAAATCAAACGTCATTAAAGTAAATGAAGATCAATTTATTGAGGAATTTTTACCTCAAATAGTTTGTTCAGATTCAAATTGTGAAGTGGTTGATAAGAATGGTAATATCAAGGGTTATATTACTAATCAAGAACTACAGTCTTCTTTAACTAAATCTTAA
- a CDS encoding GFA family protein — MKKVLTASCLCKGVKFKTLNKLRSVSNCHCVQCRKTHGVFGAYTNIKDKEIKFLNKTTLKWFKSSKNSKRGFCNKCGASIFFKVDKSDNVSISAGMLDGKTKLKTFRNIFVGSKSDFYQINDKLPKYKRFAK; from the coding sequence ATGAAAAAAGTATTAACAGCTAGTTGTTTATGTAAAGGTGTAAAGTTTAAAACACTTAATAAACTTAGAAGTGTATCAAATTGCCATTGTGTTCAATGCAGAAAAACTCATGGTGTATTTGGTGCCTATACAAATATAAAAGACAAAGAAATTAAATTTTTAAACAAAACTACCTTAAAGTGGTTTAAGTCGTCCAAGAATTCTAAGAGAGGTTTTTGTAATAAATGTGGAGCAAGTATATTTTTTAAAGTTGACAAATCTGACAATGTTTCAATTTCTGCAGGAATGCTTGATGGTAAAACAAAACTAAAAACTTTTAGAAATATATTTGTTGGTTCAAAGTCGGATTTTTATCAAATTAATGACAAACTTCCGAAATATAAAAGATTTGCTAAATAA
- a CDS encoding carbohydrate ABC transporter permease, protein MKKVQFKSSYSQYLFLAPQLGILLIFLYWPIIQTFRDAFTMQDAFGFGTQFVWFDNFLFIFDDPAYWIAFKFTIIYSFVITLITASIGLLLAVQANNVMHGKSAYKTLLIWPYAIAPAVVGVMANYFFSERFGLLYHLFNDLWGFNWYESVFDSYIYLIIAGSWKQISANFIFFLAGLQAIQKSVIEASMIDCKNSIRRFWTITFPLLMPTTFFLIIINITYAFFDTFGIIDTTTIGAPSGETRTLVYKAYMDGFRGLDLGSAGAQSIMMMLIVLVITIFQFRYIEGRIHYN, encoded by the coding sequence ATGAAAAAAGTCCAATTTAAATCTAGTTATTCTCAATATTTATTTTTAGCTCCACAGTTAGGAATTTTATTGATTTTTTTATATTGGCCTATCATTCAAACTTTTAGAGATGCATTTACAATGCAGGATGCATTTGGATTTGGAACTCAGTTTGTATGGTTTGATAATTTTTTATTTATCTTTGATGATCCTGCTTATTGGATAGCTTTTAAATTTACTATTATTTATAGTTTCGTAATAACACTAATCACAGCTTCTATTGGTTTGTTGCTCGCAGTTCAGGCAAACAATGTTATGCATGGTAAAAGTGCATACAAAACATTATTAATTTGGCCCTACGCAATTGCTCCTGCTGTTGTTGGTGTAATGGCAAATTATTTTTTTAGTGAAAGATTTGGACTACTTTACCATTTGTTTAATGATCTATGGGGATTTAATTGGTATGAAAGTGTATTTGACTCGTATATTTACTTAATCATTGCTGGATCTTGGAAGCAAATCAGTGCAAATTTTATTTTCTTTTTGGCAGGTCTTCAAGCTATACAAAAATCTGTGATTGAAGCATCTATGATAGATTGCAAGAATAGCATTAGAAGATTTTGGACAATTACCTTTCCTTTGTTAATGCCAACAACATTTTTTTTGATAATTATTAATATTACTTATGCATTTTTTGATACATTCGGCATCATTGATACCACAACTATTGGTGCTCCATCAGGTGAAACAAGAACTTTAGTCTACAAAGCTTATATGGATGGATTTAGAGGATTAGATTTAGGAAGCGCAGGCGCTCAATCAATAATGATGATGTTAATTGTACTAGTTATTACAATTTTTCAATTTAGGTACATAGAGGGGAGAATACATTATAATTAA
- a CDS encoding extracellular solute-binding protein: protein MKKILSIFTILFTFSFTSHSYSKTEIHWWYGNSGFLGDVIIEIANRFNASQDQYTVIPTGKGSYEDNMAATIAAFRAGDQPHYSQVYDAGAAIMVAQVKNGVVIGFEEMAKKYGINVDADNYIPGIKNFYADSDGKMIGVPFNSSTCLMYANMDILKEVGIESVPKTYEEFEAMAPKIKAAGYIPLVQSHSPWIWTENFFSRHNLLMLDGNNGYDAVPKKTLFAETDAFVMHWKKVKEWYDAGYYGYKGRAWGDNQAPFIAGEAAFWFGSAASFGGMKGVVPNFSVNHIPYWDSVTGGKEYPTFIGGAANWILNGHSEEEYKGLAKFIEFMGSPEMDLYYHNMTGYSAVTKGGIELAETINFYRTSPYHKAVGEQLSLEGSTIPGGYRAGNWPQIREVIYENVEPMLNGKISVEKALGNMDKGAAKLLKQFAKTL from the coding sequence ATGAAAAAAATACTAAGTATTTTTACAATTCTATTTACATTCTCTTTTACATCGCACAGTTACTCAAAAACAGAAATTCACTGGTGGTATGGAAACAGTGGTTTTCTTGGTGATGTAATTATTGAAATTGCAAATAGATTTAATGCTTCACAAGATCAATACACAGTAATTCCTACAGGAAAAGGAAGTTACGAAGATAACATGGCTGCAACAATCGCTGCTTTTAGAGCAGGAGATCAGCCACACTATTCGCAGGTTTATGATGCCGGTGCTGCAATCATGGTAGCGCAAGTAAAAAATGGTGTTGTTATCGGTTTTGAAGAAATGGCTAAGAAATATGGAATTAATGTCGACGCAGACAACTATATTCCTGGAATTAAAAATTTCTATGCCGACTCTGATGGAAAAATGATTGGTGTACCTTTTAATAGTTCTACATGCTTGATGTATGCAAACATGGATATATTAAAAGAAGTAGGAATCGAGTCAGTGCCAAAAACTTATGAAGAATTTGAGGCTATGGCTCCAAAAATCAAAGCTGCTGGATACATTCCTTTAGTTCAAAGTCATAGTCCTTGGATTTGGACTGAAAATTTCTTTTCTAGACATAATTTATTAATGTTAGATGGAAATAATGGTTATGACGCCGTTCCAAAAAAGACTTTATTTGCTGAAACAGATGCTTTTGTTATGCACTGGAAAAAAGTTAAAGAGTGGTATGATGCAGGTTATTATGGCTATAAAGGTAGAGCGTGGGGAGATAACCAAGCTCCGTTTATAGCAGGTGAGGCTGCATTTTGGTTTGGTTCTGCTGCATCATTTGGTGGAATGAAAGGTGTTGTTCCAAATTTTTCAGTAAACCACATTCCATATTGGGATTCAGTAACAGGTGGAAAAGAGTATCCAACATTTATTGGTGGTGCTGCTAACTGGATATTAAATGGTCATTCAGAAGAAGAGTATAAAGGACTTGCTAAATTTATAGAATTTATGGGTTCTCCAGAAATGGATCTGTATTACCATAACATGACTGGTTATTCTGCTGTAACTAAAGGTGGTATTGAATTAGCTGAGACTATAAATTTTTATAGAACTTCTCCTTACCACAAAGCAGTTGGTGAACAATTAAGCCTAGAAGGATCTACTATTCCTGGAGGATATAGAGCTGGTAACTGGCCACAAATTCGTGAAGTAATTTATGAAAATGTTGAGCCTATGTTAAATGGTAAAATATCTGTAGAAAAAGCACTAGGAAATATGGATAAAGGTGCAGCTAAATTGTTAAAACAATTTGCTAAAACTTTATAA